In Halobaculum rubrum, the following are encoded in one genomic region:
- a CDS encoding redoxin domain-containing protein, whose product MVSEGDAAPTFTATYKGSDHETFDLADHLGDGPVVLAFFPGAFTPPCSNEMVALQGHHDDFAAAGATLFGVSADSAFSLGAFADEYDLAFDLVSDMPGDAIEAYGLSLDIPDLGLYGVANRAVYVIDDAGDVTYVWETDDPTNEPDYGELLAAVEDA is encoded by the coding sequence ATGGTATCCGAAGGCGACGCCGCGCCGACGTTCACCGCGACGTACAAGGGCAGCGACCACGAGACGTTCGACCTCGCCGACCACCTCGGCGACGGGCCGGTCGTGCTCGCGTTCTTCCCGGGCGCGTTCACGCCCCCGTGTTCCAACGAGATGGTGGCGCTGCAGGGGCACCACGACGACTTCGCGGCCGCCGGCGCGACGCTGTTCGGCGTCAGCGCCGACTCGGCGTTCTCGCTGGGCGCGTTCGCCGACGAGTACGACCTCGCGTTCGATCTCGTCAGCGACATGCCCGGCGACGCCATCGAGGCGTACGGCCTCTCGCTCGACATTCCGGACCTCGGCCTGTACGGCGTCGCCAACCGTGCGGTGTACGTCATCGACGACGCGGGCGACGTGACGTACGTCTGGGAGACGGACGATCCGACGAACGAGCCCGACTACGGGGAGCTGCTGGCGGCCGTCGAGGACGCCTGA